A region from the Nocardioides coralli genome encodes:
- a CDS encoding N-acetylmuramoyl-L-alanine amidase — MLRRAGLALVAGVLAAGSPAPYAAAQDDPGPAAGRAQPLAGRTVVLDAGHQLGNQRYPRQTTRLVPAGGFRKPCNTTGTETATGVAETTVNWRVTRLLQRRLEALGARVVLTRTSNRLDRWGPCVDARGRAGNRIGADLKLSIHADGAAPGQRGFHVVTPTSRPRWTRDIARPSRRLAVAVRSGLQGRSFRTVPYVAGGIDRRGDLATLNLSDVPAVVVELGNLRDRRDARLLTSPRGQARAAAGLLAGVRRFLG, encoded by the coding sequence ATGCTGCGGCGCGCCGGCCTGGCGCTGGTCGCGGGGGTGCTCGCGGCCGGGTCGCCGGCGCCGTACGCCGCCGCGCAGGACGACCCCGGTCCGGCCGCCGGTCGCGCGCAGCCGCTCGCCGGGCGGACGGTCGTCCTCGACGCCGGGCACCAGCTCGGCAACCAGCGGTACCCGCGGCAGACCACCCGACTCGTGCCGGCCGGTGGGTTCCGCAAGCCCTGCAACACCACCGGCACCGAGACCGCCACCGGCGTGGCCGAGACCACCGTCAACTGGCGGGTCACCCGGCTGCTGCAGCGGCGGCTCGAGGCGCTCGGCGCCCGGGTGGTGCTGACCCGCACCAGCAACCGGCTCGACCGGTGGGGGCCGTGCGTCGACGCCCGCGGCCGCGCCGGCAACCGGATCGGCGCCGACCTCAAGCTCAGCATCCACGCCGACGGCGCCGCCCCCGGGCAGCGCGGCTTCCACGTGGTCACGCCGACCTCCCGGCCGCGGTGGACCCGCGACATCGCCCGGCCCTCCCGACGGCTGGCGGTGGCCGTGAGGTCCGGGCTGCAGGGCCGGTCGTTCCGCACCGTGCCGTACGTCGCCGGCGGGATCGACCGCCGCGGCGACCTCGCCACCCTCAACCTCTCCGACGTGCCGGCGGTCGTCGTCGAGCTCGGCAACCTCCGCGACCGGCGTGACGCGCGGCTGCTGACCTCGCCCCGCGGGCAGGCCCGGGCCGCGGCCGGGCTGCTGGCCGGCGTACGCCGGTTCCTGGGATAG
- the galE gene encoding UDP-glucose 4-epimerase GalE — protein MKVLVSGGAGYIGSHTVVRLVEAGHDVVIVDNFSNAVPAVLGRLEALTGTAIPCHAFDLTDHDKTAHLFAAEAFEAVIHFAGYKAVGESVAKPLDYYENNLGSTFSLLRAMQRHDVTKLVFSSSATVYGTDQAGATEDRRTFATNPYGWTKVMQEQIMRDVAVASPEMRFALLRYFNPVGAHPSGTIGEDPSDVPNNLMPYIAQVAVGRREKLQVFGDDYDTPDGTGVRDYIHVADLAAGHVAALEALDRTQDAVNVWNLGSGRGTSVLELLHAFEKAVGRDLPYEIVGRRPGDVASSYADPAKANAELHWRTEKSVEDMCADTWRWQSQNPQGYAG, from the coding sequence ATGAAGGTTCTGGTCAGTGGTGGTGCCGGCTACATCGGGTCCCACACGGTGGTGCGGCTCGTGGAGGCCGGCCACGACGTGGTGATCGTCGACAACTTCAGCAACGCCGTCCCGGCGGTGCTGGGCCGGCTGGAGGCGCTCACCGGGACCGCGATCCCGTGCCACGCCTTCGACCTCACCGACCACGACAAGACCGCCCACCTCTTCGCGGCTGAGGCCTTCGAGGCGGTCATCCACTTCGCCGGCTACAAGGCGGTGGGGGAGAGCGTCGCCAAGCCGCTGGACTACTACGAGAACAACCTCGGCTCGACGTTCTCGCTGCTCCGCGCCATGCAGCGCCACGACGTGACCAAGCTGGTGTTCTCCTCCAGCGCCACTGTCTACGGCACCGACCAGGCCGGCGCCACCGAGGACCGGCGGACCTTCGCCACCAACCCCTACGGCTGGACCAAGGTCATGCAGGAGCAGATCATGCGCGACGTGGCGGTGGCATCGCCGGAGATGCGGTTCGCGCTGCTGCGCTACTTCAACCCCGTCGGTGCCCACCCCTCCGGCACCATCGGCGAGGACCCCTCCGACGTCCCCAACAACCTGATGCCCTACATCGCCCAGGTCGCCGTCGGCCGGCGCGAGAAGCTGCAGGTCTTCGGCGACGACTACGACACCCCCGACGGCACCGGCGTCCGCGACTACATCCACGTCGCGGACCTCGCCGCCGGCCACGTCGCCGCCCTCGAGGCGCTCGACCGCACCCAGGACGCCGTCAACGTCTGGAACCTCGGCTCCGGCCGCGGCACCAGCGTCCTCGAGCTCCTCCACGCCTTCGAGAAGGCCGTCGGCCGCGACCTGCCCTACGAGATCGTCGGCCGGCGCCCCGGCGACGTCGCCTCCTCCTACGCCGACCCGGCCAAGGCCAACGCCGAGCTCCACTGGCGCACCGAGAAGTCGGTCGAGGACATGTGCGCCGACACCTGGCGCTGGCAGTCGCAGAACCCGCAGGGCTACGCCGGCTGA
- a CDS encoding dihydrofolate reductase family protein, giving the protein MRVLIGPDAALPEVYAASRSPWLRSNMVATVDGATTGSSGTSKTINSDADSEVFALLRELADVIIVGAGTARSENYAPNPKPMVVVSRSASVPESLLEGEHGPVLLATVSRADKLDHARELLGPDNVLVLGSHRVDLAELRRLLEARGYQQLLAEGGPHLLRDLLDQGCVDEVDTTVVPQLIGGTHPRMLDGPPVDVPLRLHTLVEQDGTLLARWLVDR; this is encoded by the coding sequence GTGAGAGTGCTGATCGGACCCGACGCCGCCCTGCCCGAGGTGTACGCCGCCAGCCGCTCGCCCTGGCTGCGGTCCAACATGGTGGCCACCGTCGACGGCGCCACCACCGGCTCCTCCGGCACCAGCAAGACCATCAACTCCGACGCCGACAGCGAGGTCTTCGCGCTGCTGCGCGAGCTCGCCGACGTGATCATCGTCGGCGCCGGGACGGCCCGGTCGGAGAACTACGCCCCCAACCCGAAGCCGATGGTGGTGGTCAGCCGCAGCGCGTCGGTGCCCGAGAGCCTGCTCGAGGGCGAGCACGGGCCGGTGCTGCTCGCCACCGTCAGTCGTGCCGACAAGCTCGACCACGCCCGCGAGCTCCTCGGGCCCGACAACGTGCTGGTCCTCGGCTCCCACCGGGTCGACCTCGCCGAGCTGCGCCGGCTCCTCGAGGCCCGCGGCTACCAGCAGCTGCTCGCCGAGGGCGGGCCGCACCTGCTGCGCGACCTGCTCGACCAGGGCTGCGTCGACGAGGTCGACACCACCGTGGTGCCCCAGCTCATCGGCGGCACCCACCCGCGGATGCTGGACGGCCCGCCCGTCGACGTACCGCTGCGGCTCCACACGCTGGTCGAGCAGGACGGCACCCTGCTCGCCCGGTGGCTGGTCGACCGCTGA
- a CDS encoding dihydropteroate synthase: MITLEALAQLYADHGAELERPVAPVRVSDDVTVGDGHVTIMGTVNLSRDSTYRESVAVSTASAVRKARTQVAQGATIVDVGAEASGSDAERRGPDEQLDLLLPVVEQLADEVAVSVETYEPAVVKSVLAAGARMINLTGTEHEEEMLRLVAEHDASVLMCFSQGDNVRDAEDLPADADLVPVLLDHFGPRLERARSLGVDRVVIDPGMGFSFPNLSGVAKAKVQLRVLVQALRLRELGVPAGHALPHAFDLFEDEFRKAEGFFAVFAALGGAHLLRVHEVPHIRTVLGAMDALAVR, translated from the coding sequence GTGATCACGCTCGAAGCCCTCGCCCAGCTGTACGCCGACCACGGGGCCGAGCTGGAGCGGCCGGTGGCGCCGGTGCGGGTGAGCGACGACGTCACGGTCGGCGACGGCCACGTGACGATCATGGGGACGGTCAACCTGTCCCGCGACTCGACCTACCGCGAGAGCGTCGCGGTGTCGACCGCCTCGGCGGTGCGCAAGGCCCGCACCCAGGTGGCGCAGGGCGCCACGATCGTCGACGTCGGCGCGGAGGCCAGCGGCAGCGACGCCGAGCGCCGGGGGCCCGACGAGCAGCTCGACCTGCTGCTGCCCGTGGTGGAGCAGCTGGCCGACGAGGTAGCGGTGTCGGTGGAGACCTACGAGCCGGCGGTGGTGAAGTCGGTGCTGGCCGCCGGGGCGCGGATGATCAACCTGACCGGCACCGAGCACGAGGAGGAGATGCTCCGTCTCGTCGCCGAGCACGACGCGAGCGTGCTGATGTGCTTCAGCCAGGGCGACAACGTGCGCGACGCCGAGGACCTGCCGGCTGACGCCGACCTGGTGCCGGTGCTGCTCGACCACTTCGGGCCGCGGCTGGAGCGGGCACGGTCGCTGGGCGTGGACCGGGTCGTCATCGACCCCGGGATGGGGTTCTCCTTCCCCAACCTGAGCGGGGTCGCCAAGGCGAAGGTGCAGCTGCGGGTGCTGGTGCAGGCGCTGCGGCTGCGCGAGCTCGGCGTACCGGCGGGCCACGCGCTGCCGCACGCGTTCGACCTGTTCGAGGACGAGTTCCGCAAGGCGGAGGGGTTCTTCGCGGTCTTCGCCGCCCTCGGCGGCGCCCACCTGCTGCGGGTGCACGAAGTGCCCCACATCCGCACCGTGCTCGGCGCGATGGACGCGCTGGCGGTGCGGTAG
- a CDS encoding acyl-CoA dehydrogenase family protein — protein sequence MPATRVMPTEESAELVQLVRDFATKELLPRSAEAEATETFPREVFAQLGELGVLGLPYPEEYGGGEQPYEAYLQVLEEIAAVWSSVGVGVSVHALSCFGLATRGTDEQKQQWLPDMLGGGLLGAYCLSEAHAGSDPAAMRTSAKLDGDHYVINGAKAWTTHGGHADFYKVMARTSEDRNGISCFLVPADSDGLSADPPERKMGLTGSATATMRFDGVRVPVERRLGEEGDGLRIALAGLDAGRLGIAAVATGLAQGALDHAVAYAGDRETFGKPIIDHQGLAFVLADMEAAVQSARATYLAAARRKDAGLPYSREASVAKLVCTDNAMKVTTDAVQVLGGYGYTRDFPVERFMREAKVMQIFEGTNQIQRMVISRDLAKGSPGTITHR from the coding sequence ATGCCCGCGACCCGGGTGATGCCGACCGAGGAGTCCGCCGAGCTGGTGCAGCTCGTGCGCGACTTCGCCACCAAGGAGCTCCTGCCCCGCAGCGCCGAGGCCGAGGCGACCGAGACCTTCCCGCGCGAGGTGTTCGCACAGCTCGGGGAGCTCGGGGTGCTCGGGCTCCCCTACCCGGAGGAGTACGGCGGCGGCGAGCAGCCCTACGAGGCCTACCTGCAGGTGCTCGAGGAGATCGCCGCGGTCTGGTCGAGCGTCGGCGTGGGCGTGTCGGTACACGCGCTGTCGTGCTTCGGGCTGGCCACGCGCGGCACCGACGAGCAGAAGCAGCAGTGGCTGCCCGACATGCTCGGCGGCGGGCTGCTCGGTGCCTACTGCCTCTCGGAGGCGCACGCCGGCTCCGACCCGGCCGCGATGCGCACCAGCGCCAAGCTGGACGGCGACCACTACGTCATCAACGGCGCCAAGGCCTGGACCACCCACGGCGGCCACGCCGACTTCTACAAGGTCATGGCCCGCACGTCGGAGGACCGCAACGGCATCTCCTGCTTCCTGGTGCCGGCCGACAGCGACGGGCTCTCCGCCGACCCGCCGGAGCGGAAGATGGGGCTGACCGGGTCGGCGACCGCGACGATGCGCTTCGACGGCGTCCGGGTGCCGGTGGAGCGGCGGCTCGGCGAGGAGGGCGACGGGCTGCGGATCGCGCTGGCCGGACTCGACGCCGGCCGGCTCGGGATCGCGGCGGTCGCCACCGGGCTCGCCCAGGGGGCGCTCGACCACGCCGTGGCGTACGCCGGTGACCGGGAGACCTTCGGCAAGCCGATCATCGACCACCAGGGGCTGGCGTTCGTGCTGGCCGACATGGAGGCCGCGGTCCAGTCGGCGCGCGCGACGTACCTCGCCGCGGCCCGCCGCAAGGACGCCGGCCTGCCCTACTCGCGGGAGGCGTCGGTCGCCAAGCTGGTGTGCACCGACAACGCGATGAAGGTGACCACGGACGCGGTGCAGGTGCTGGGTGGCTACGGCTACACGCGCGACTTCCCGGTCGAGCGCTTCATGCGCGAGGCGAAGGTGATGCAGATCTTCGAGGGCACCAACCAGATCCAGCGGATGGTGATCTCCCGCGACCTCGCCAAGGGCAGCCCGGGCACCATCACCCACCGCTGA
- the npdG gene encoding NADPH-dependent F420 reductase: MTDLPEPLADRTVAVLGGTGPQGRGLARRWATAGLPVVLGSRSAERAEEAAAALAADTGGRVTGADNAAAAAAGDVVVVAVPWDGHADLLRELAGPLAGKVVVDCVNPLGFDKQGPFALAVEEGSAAQQAAALLPDSVVVGAFHHVSAVLLDDPEVAEVDTDVLVLGDDRDATDLVRALADAIPGMRGVYGGRLRNAHQVEALTANLIAINRRYQSHAGIRVTDV, from the coding sequence ATGACCGACCTCCCCGAGCCGCTGGCCGACCGGACGGTGGCCGTGCTCGGCGGCACCGGGCCGCAGGGCCGTGGGCTGGCACGGCGCTGGGCCACGGCGGGCCTGCCGGTCGTGCTCGGCTCGCGGTCGGCAGAACGGGCCGAGGAGGCCGCCGCAGCGCTGGCTGCCGACACCGGCGGCCGGGTCACGGGCGCCGACAACGCCGCCGCCGCGGCCGCGGGCGACGTGGTCGTGGTCGCCGTGCCGTGGGACGGCCACGCCGACCTGCTCCGCGAGCTCGCCGGGCCGCTGGCCGGCAAGGTCGTCGTCGACTGCGTCAACCCGCTCGGCTTCGACAAGCAGGGTCCCTTCGCGCTCGCCGTCGAGGAGGGCTCGGCCGCCCAGCAGGCCGCCGCGCTGCTGCCCGACTCCGTCGTCGTCGGCGCGTTCCACCACGTCAGCGCCGTCCTCCTCGACGACCCCGAGGTGGCCGAGGTCGACACCGACGTGCTGGTCCTCGGCGACGACCGCGACGCCACCGACCTGGTCCGGGCGCTGGCCGACGCGATCCCCGGGATGCGGGGCGTGTACGGCGGGCGGCTGCGCAACGCCCACCAGGTCGAGGCGCTCACGGCCAACCTGATCGCCATCAACCGCCGCTACCAGTCCCACGCCGGCATCCGGGTCACCGACGTCTGA
- the typA gene encoding translational GTPase TypA, whose amino-acid sequence MPTTRSDLRNVAIVAHVDHGKTTLVDAMLHQAGAFTAHQAEGVAERVMDSGDLEREKGITILAKNTAVQYGEMTINIIDTPGHADFGGEVERGLSMVDGIVLLVDASEGPLPQTRFVLRKALNADMPVVLVVNKVDRADARISEVVDETYELFMDLLDDTHRQDALDFPVVYASAKAGRASLEAPADGGLPDSEDLEPLFRTILETIPAPTYDEGAPLQAHVTNLDASPFLGRLALLRIHQGTLNKGQTVAWIRRDGTTKNVRVTELLVTEGLERKPGESAGPGDIVAVAGIPDITIGETLADAEDPKPLPLIHVDEPAISMTIGTNTSPLVGRVKGAKVTARLVKDRLDSELVGNVSLRVLPTERPDAWEVQGRGELALAILVEQMRREGYELTVGKPQVVTREIDGTVHEPVERLTIDAPEEYLGIITELLATRKGRMEQMTNHGTGWVRMEFLVPARGLIGFRTEFLTETRGTGIAHHVFESYEPWAGEIRSRASGSLVADRAGAATSYAMTNLQERGVLFVEPTTEVYEGMIVGENSRADDMDVNITKEKQQTNIRSSTADNFEKLVPPRKLSLEQCLEFCREDECVEVTPDTVRIRKVVLDANERAKQASRARRGAAPA is encoded by the coding sequence ATGCCCACCACCCGCAGCGACCTGCGCAACGTCGCGATCGTCGCCCACGTCGACCACGGCAAGACCACGCTGGTCGACGCGATGCTCCACCAGGCCGGTGCCTTCACGGCCCACCAGGCCGAGGGCGTCGCCGAGCGGGTCATGGACTCCGGCGACCTCGAGCGCGAGAAGGGCATCACGATCCTCGCCAAGAACACCGCGGTCCAGTACGGCGAGATGACCATCAACATCATCGACACCCCGGGCCACGCCGACTTCGGCGGCGAGGTCGAGCGCGGGCTGTCGATGGTCGACGGCATCGTGCTGCTGGTCGACGCCTCCGAGGGTCCGCTGCCGCAGACCCGGTTCGTGCTCCGCAAGGCGCTCAACGCCGACATGCCGGTCGTGCTGGTCGTCAACAAGGTCGACCGCGCCGACGCCCGGATCAGCGAGGTCGTCGACGAGACCTACGAGCTGTTCATGGACCTGCTCGACGACACCCACCGGCAGGACGCGCTGGACTTCCCGGTCGTCTACGCCAGCGCCAAGGCGGGCCGCGCCTCCCTCGAGGCCCCCGCCGACGGCGGGCTGCCGGACTCCGAGGACCTCGAGCCGCTGTTCCGGACCATCCTCGAGACGATCCCCGCGCCGACGTACGACGAGGGCGCACCGCTGCAGGCCCACGTCACCAACCTCGACGCCTCCCCGTTCCTCGGCAGGCTCGCGCTGCTGCGGATCCACCAGGGCACCCTCAACAAGGGCCAGACCGTCGCCTGGATCCGCCGCGACGGCACCACCAAGAACGTCCGCGTCACCGAGCTGCTGGTCACCGAGGGGCTGGAGCGCAAGCCCGGCGAGAGCGCGGGCCCCGGCGACATCGTCGCCGTCGCGGGCATTCCCGACATCACCATCGGGGAGACCCTCGCCGATGCCGAGGACCCCAAGCCGCTGCCGCTGATCCACGTCGACGAGCCGGCGATCTCGATGACCATCGGCACCAACACCTCGCCGCTGGTCGGCCGGGTCAAGGGCGCCAAGGTCACCGCGCGGCTGGTCAAGGACCGGCTCGACTCCGAGCTGGTCGGCAACGTCTCGCTGCGGGTGCTGCCGACCGAGCGCCCCGACGCCTGGGAGGTGCAGGGCCGCGGCGAGCTGGCGCTGGCGATCCTGGTCGAGCAGATGCGCCGCGAGGGCTACGAGCTGACCGTCGGCAAGCCGCAGGTGGTCACCCGCGAGATCGACGGCACCGTGCACGAGCCGGTGGAGCGGCTCACCATCGACGCCCCGGAGGAGTACCTCGGCATCATCACCGAGCTGCTCGCCACCCGCAAGGGCCGGATGGAGCAGATGACCAACCACGGCACCGGCTGGGTGCGGATGGAGTTCCTGGTGCCGGCGCGGGGGCTGATCGGCTTCCGGACCGAGTTCCTCACCGAGACCCGCGGCACCGGCATCGCCCACCACGTGTTCGAGTCCTACGAGCCGTGGGCCGGCGAGATCCGCTCGCGCGCCTCCGGGTCGCTGGTCGCCGACCGGGCGGGTGCGGCGACGTCGTACGCCATGACGAACCTGCAGGAGCGCGGCGTGCTCTTCGTGGAGCCGACGACCGAGGTCTACGAGGGCATGATCGTCGGCGAGAACTCCCGCGCCGACGACATGGACGTCAACATCACCAAGGAGAAGCAGCAGACCAACATCCGCTCCTCCACGGCCGACAACTTCGAGAAGCTGGTGCCGCCGCGGAAGCTGTCGCTCGAGCAGTGCCTGGAGTTCTGCCGCGAGGACGAGTGCGTCGAGGTCACCCCCGACACGGTGCGGATCCGCAAGGTCGTGCTCGACGCCAACGAGCGGGCCAAGCAGGCCTCGCGCGCCCGCCGCGGCGCCGCCCCCGCCTGA
- a CDS encoding rhomboid family intramembrane serine protease: MTARTPEVDPTRHWVAAFVLNLGFVGLLWAIEIADAVTPAALDSYGIRPRSEDGLWGILVAPLLHGGWGHLEGNSVPLLVLGFLVAVVSTARWFIVMAWSWVVSGLGVWLLAPAASVTIGASGLVFGLLTYLLVAGFRERSATRILVSVAVFIVYGGLLLGVLPTDARVSWQGHLFGAVGGVLAAYAHAGRRRVPARV; this comes from the coding sequence GTGACCGCCCGTACGCCGGAGGTCGACCCGACCCGACACTGGGTGGCGGCCTTCGTCCTCAACCTCGGCTTCGTCGGGCTGCTCTGGGCGATCGAGATCGCCGACGCGGTGACCCCGGCGGCCCTGGACAGCTACGGCATCCGGCCCCGCTCCGAGGACGGGTTGTGGGGCATCCTCGTCGCCCCGCTGCTGCACGGCGGCTGGGGACACCTCGAGGGCAACTCGGTCCCGCTGCTGGTGCTCGGCTTCCTCGTCGCGGTCGTCTCGACCGCCCGCTGGTTCATCGTGATGGCGTGGTCGTGGGTGGTCAGCGGCCTGGGGGTGTGGCTGCTCGCCCCCGCGGCGTCGGTCACGATCGGCGCCTCCGGGCTGGTCTTCGGGCTGCTCACCTACCTGCTGGTGGCCGGCTTCCGCGAGCGCAGCGCGACGAGGATCCTGGTCAGCGTCGCGGTCTTCATCGTCTACGGCGGGCTGCTGCTCGGCGTGCTGCCGACCGATGCCCGGGTCAGCTGGCAGGGGCACCTGTTCGGCGCCGTGGGCGGGGTGCTGGCGGCGTACGCCCACGCGGGACGGCGCCGGGTCCCGGCCCGGGTGTGA
- a CDS encoding SixA phosphatase family protein — protein MPTLVLIRHAKSDWSATRADRDRPLAARGQRQGAEAGRWLAEHGPTLDVAVVSPATRARATWDLVAEELPDPPPAEIHEAAYTFDGEDLLEIVRGLDERLDAVALVGHNPAMEELLRSLTGEWHTMPTSCIAVLRWDGPWSTPDDVELVAHGRPPT, from the coding sequence ATGCCCACCCTGGTCCTCATCCGGCACGCGAAGTCCGACTGGTCCGCCACCCGCGCCGACCGCGACCGGCCGCTCGCCGCGCGCGGCCAGCGGCAGGGCGCCGAGGCCGGCCGCTGGCTCGCCGAGCACGGACCCACCCTCGACGTCGCCGTCGTCTCACCCGCCACCCGCGCCCGGGCCACCTGGGACCTGGTCGCCGAGGAGCTGCCCGACCCGCCGCCCGCCGAGATCCACGAGGCGGCCTACACCTTCGACGGTGAGGACCTGCTCGAGATCGTCCGCGGCCTCGACGAGCGGCTCGATGCGGTCGCGCTGGTCGGCCACAACCCGGCGATGGAGGAGCTGCTGCGCTCGCTGACGGGGGAGTGGCACACGATGCCGACCTCGTGCATCGCGGTGCTGCGGTGGGACGGCCCGTGGTCGACGCCCGACGACGTCGAGCTGGTCGCGCACGGCCGGCCGCCGACGTGA
- a CDS encoding type 1 glutamine amidotransferase domain-containing protein has product MTTKIAFLTASEGIEKVELTEPWDAVTGAGHTAELLSPEEGEVQLFEHLDKADTRPVDRKVAEASVDDYDALVLPGGVANPDALRMDADAVSFVRDFVASGKPVAAICHAAWTLVEADVLSGKRLAAWPSLQTDIRNAGGTWVDEEVVVDGNLISSRNPGDLPAFIKTLLDAV; this is encoded by the coding sequence ATGACCACCAAGATTGCGTTCCTGACCGCGTCCGAAGGCATCGAGAAGGTCGAGCTCACCGAGCCGTGGGACGCCGTGACCGGCGCCGGCCACACCGCCGAGCTGCTCTCCCCCGAGGAGGGCGAGGTGCAGCTCTTCGAGCACCTCGACAAGGCCGACACCCGGCCGGTCGACCGCAAGGTCGCCGAGGCCAGCGTGGACGACTACGACGCGCTGGTGCTGCCCGGCGGTGTCGCCAACCCCGACGCGCTGCGGATGGACGCCGACGCGGTGTCGTTCGTCCGGGACTTCGTCGCCTCGGGCAAGCCGGTGGCGGCGATCTGCCACGCCGCGTGGACCCTCGTCGAGGCCGACGTCCTCTCCGGCAAGCGGCTGGCCGCCTGGCCGAGCCTGCAGACCGACATCCGCAACGCCGGCGGCACCTGGGTCGACGAGGAGGTCGTCGTCGACGGCAACCTCATCAGCAGCCGCAACCCGGGCGACCTGCCGGCGTTCATCAAGACGCTGCTCGACGCCGTCTGA
- a CDS encoding signal peptidase I — protein sequence MPTTDLTDQTAAVAPSAPVKRRLWGRVASVLATTVVASAVLLALAVPIAPRILGWDIMIISTPSMEPTYPVGTLTFVKPVTAADVEVGTPLVFTSPTTSTATVTHRVVELVPVEGVQHFRTQGDANDTADAGLVPPRDVVGEVAFDVPRLGWVVDRLQRDPTLLMGLVAIPAGLIIAGELRNLRRNLGSTSRRRPDEEEQ from the coding sequence ATGCCCACCACCGACCTCACTGACCAGACCGCCGCGGTGGCGCCCTCGGCGCCGGTGAAGCGCCGCCTCTGGGGCCGGGTCGCGTCCGTCCTTGCGACCACGGTCGTCGCCTCGGCCGTCCTTCTGGCCCTGGCTGTCCCCATCGCGCCGCGGATCCTCGGCTGGGACATCATGATCATCAGCACGCCGAGCATGGAACCGACGTACCCCGTCGGCACTCTCACCTTCGTCAAGCCCGTCACTGCCGCGGACGTCGAAGTCGGGACCCCACTTGTGTTCACGTCGCCCACGACCTCGACGGCCACCGTGACGCACCGGGTCGTCGAGCTCGTCCCGGTCGAGGGCGTTCAGCACTTCCGTACCCAGGGCGACGCCAACGACACCGCCGATGCGGGACTGGTGCCACCCCGCGACGTCGTCGGTGAGGTGGCCTTCGACGTGCCCCGCCTCGGCTGGGTGGTTGATCGCCTACAGCGTGATCCCACGCTGCTGATGGGCCTCGTGGCGATCCCTGCGGGCCTCATCATCGCCGGCGAGCTGCGCAACCTGCGTCGCAACCTCGGGTCCACATCCCGCAGGCGTCCCGACGAGGAGGAGCAGTGA
- a CDS encoding TetR/AcrR family transcriptional regulator, protein MGRREEQAAQTRREIVAAARRLFATQGYARTSVTQVAAEAGVSVQTIYDAVGSKAALAAALNELIDEEAGIGELARTIGTLEDPRALVALPVQITRQLMERCGDLVRATFGAASSEPQLAEVAAVGRQRHRAGVDGIAGRLAGLDALAVPAPQAAATMAVLTDSRVALTCLDDYGWSLTEWDRWTRAALERLLLA, encoded by the coding sequence ATGGGTCGACGTGAGGAACAGGCCGCGCAGACGCGACGGGAGATCGTGGCCGCCGCCCGCCGGCTCTTCGCGACCCAGGGCTACGCACGCACCAGCGTCACGCAGGTGGCGGCGGAGGCGGGGGTGTCGGTGCAGACCATCTACGACGCGGTGGGGTCGAAGGCCGCACTGGCGGCCGCGCTCAACGAGCTGATCGACGAGGAGGCCGGCATCGGCGAGCTGGCGCGCACGATCGGCACGCTGGAGGACCCCCGCGCGCTCGTCGCGCTGCCGGTGCAGATCACGCGGCAGCTCATGGAGCGGTGCGGCGACCTGGTCCGCGCCACGTTCGGGGCCGCGAGCTCCGAGCCACAGCTGGCGGAGGTCGCTGCCGTCGGCCGTCAGCGGCACCGCGCGGGCGTCGACGGCATCGCGGGACGGCTGGCGGGGCTCGACGCCCTCGCCGTACCCGCGCCACAGGCTGCCGCGACGATGGCGGTCCTCACCGACTCCCGCGTGGCGCTCACGTGTCTCGACGACTACGGCTGGTCGCTGACCGAGTGGGACCGCTGGACCCGAGCGGCCCTCGAGCGGCTCCTGCTGGCGTGA